One Micromonospora sp. WMMD812 genomic window carries:
- a CDS encoding VOC family protein — protein sequence MTDAGPLAEELFPILTTTDLPAALRFYRDLLGGTVTYRYPETGAPVYVSLRLGSGHLGVGQEDGSAHRVNDRISLWVYVADCAAAVERLRAADVPVLAEPATQPWGERMAEVLDPDGNRVMVADRG from the coding sequence ATGACTGACGCCGGGCCGCTGGCCGAGGAGCTGTTCCCCATCCTCACCACCACGGACCTGCCCGCCGCGCTGCGCTTCTACCGGGACCTGCTCGGCGGCACCGTCACCTACCGGTACCCGGAGACGGGTGCGCCGGTGTACGTCTCGCTGCGGCTCGGCAGCGGCCATCTCGGCGTCGGCCAGGAGGACGGGTCGGCGCACCGGGTGAACGACCGGATCAGCCTCTGGGTGTATGTGGCCGACTGCGCGGCGGCGGTCGAGCGGCTGCGGGCGGCCGACGTGCCCGTGCTGGCCGAGCCGGCCACGCAGCCGTGGGGCGAACGGATGGCGGAGGTGCTCGACCCGGACGGCAACCGCGTGATGGTGGCCGACCGCGGCTGA
- a CDS encoding DNA translocase FtsK — MAGRTSQASRRRGASPRGATNSRARQPAKKTRAPVRRRTRAARPGPAVYVGRAVGALWMGLAHSVGWAFRAAGRQAATARDLDPEHRRDGAGLLLFGLALLSAAGIWFSAAGPVGARLTDTVRLFLGAISVVVPVLLMIGAWRLMRQPGDPEHRGRGLVGWGSMLIATAAMLHIGQHPVDPAQRDFAGGLVGAGVGSLLERAVTAWVAVPLLVLLLVFGLLVVTATPINKVPERLGLLAGTLVAPPSTGDAEETAAKPARKRPVKRMPPPLDPDDFDDDLEGADLQETLVLPRKSPGKVPASRRPVEPPEHSPAPTRAEQLALTGLAGDYTLPPANMLSSGVAPKTRSKANDEVIAALTGVFEQFDVDAAVTGFTRGPTVTRYEVELGPGVKVERITQLSRNIAYAVKSPDVRILSPIPGKSAVGVEIPNTDPENVALGDVLRSRVATSDHHPMVVALGKDIEGGYVVANLAKMPHILIAGATGAGKSSCLNTLLVSILTRATPDEVRLLLIDPKRVEMTGYEGIPHLVTPIVTNAKKAADSLEWVVREMDMRYDDLAANGVRHIDDFNRKVRNGEIKAPPGSEREMRPYPYLLVIVDELADLMMVAPRDVEDSVVRITQLARAAGIHLVLATQRPSVDVVTGLIKANVPSRLAFATSSLADSRVILDQPGAEKLLGRGDGLFLPMGASKPIRIQGAWVTEREIADVVKFCKDQREPEFRSDVLAPAQDSKKKIDEDIGDDLDLLVQAVELVVTSQFGSTSMLQRKLRVGFAKAGRLMDLMETRGVVGPSEGSKARDVLVKPDELEEVLVGLRGGDD; from the coding sequence ATGGCGGGCCGTACCTCTCAGGCGAGCCGGCGGCGCGGCGCGTCGCCGCGCGGCGCGACGAACAGCCGCGCCCGCCAACCGGCGAAGAAGACCCGCGCGCCGGTCCGCCGACGGACCAGGGCGGCCCGCCCGGGCCCCGCCGTCTACGTCGGACGCGCGGTCGGTGCCCTGTGGATGGGCCTGGCGCACAGCGTCGGCTGGGCGTTCCGGGCGGCCGGCCGGCAGGCCGCGACGGCCCGCGACCTGGACCCGGAGCACCGCCGCGACGGCGCCGGCCTGCTGCTGTTCGGGCTGGCCCTGCTCAGCGCGGCGGGGATCTGGTTCTCCGCCGCCGGCCCGGTCGGTGCGCGGCTGACCGACACGGTCCGGCTCTTCCTCGGCGCGATCTCCGTCGTGGTGCCGGTGCTGCTGATGATCGGCGCGTGGCGGCTCATGCGTCAGCCGGGGGATCCGGAGCACCGCGGTCGCGGGCTGGTCGGCTGGGGGTCGATGCTGATCGCGACCGCCGCGATGCTGCACATCGGCCAGCACCCGGTCGATCCCGCGCAGCGCGACTTCGCCGGCGGTCTGGTCGGCGCCGGCGTCGGCAGCCTGCTGGAGCGGGCGGTCACCGCCTGGGTCGCCGTGCCGCTGCTCGTCCTGCTGCTGGTCTTCGGCCTGCTGGTGGTCACCGCGACGCCGATCAACAAGGTCCCGGAGCGGCTCGGCCTGCTGGCCGGCACCCTGGTCGCCCCGCCGTCCACGGGGGACGCCGAGGAGACCGCGGCCAAGCCGGCGCGCAAGCGGCCGGTGAAGCGGATGCCGCCCCCGCTCGACCCCGACGACTTCGACGACGACCTGGAGGGCGCCGACCTCCAGGAGACCCTGGTGCTGCCCCGCAAGTCGCCGGGCAAGGTCCCGGCCAGCCGCCGGCCGGTCGAGCCGCCGGAGCACTCGCCCGCGCCGACCCGGGCCGAGCAGCTCGCGTTGACCGGCCTGGCCGGCGACTACACCCTGCCGCCGGCCAACATGCTGAGCAGCGGCGTGGCGCCGAAGACCCGGAGCAAGGCGAACGACGAGGTGATCGCCGCGCTGACCGGGGTGTTCGAGCAGTTCGACGTGGACGCCGCGGTCACCGGGTTCACCCGCGGGCCGACGGTCACCCGCTACGAGGTCGAGCTGGGCCCGGGCGTCAAGGTCGAGCGGATCACCCAGCTGTCCCGCAACATCGCGTACGCGGTGAAGTCGCCGGACGTGCGGATCCTCAGCCCGATCCCGGGCAAGAGCGCGGTCGGCGTGGAGATCCCGAACACCGACCCGGAGAACGTCGCGCTCGGCGACGTGCTGCGCTCCCGGGTCGCCACCAGCGATCACCACCCGATGGTCGTGGCGCTCGGCAAGGACATCGAGGGCGGCTACGTGGTGGCCAACCTGGCCAAGATGCCGCACATCCTGATCGCGGGCGCCACCGGTGCCGGCAAGTCGAGCTGCCTCAACACCCTGCTGGTGTCGATCCTCACCCGGGCCACCCCGGACGAGGTGCGGCTGCTGCTGATCGACCCGAAGCGGGTCGAGATGACCGGCTACGAGGGCATCCCGCACCTGGTCACCCCGATCGTGACCAACGCCAAGAAGGCGGCCGACTCCCTGGAGTGGGTCGTCCGCGAGATGGACATGCGCTACGACGACCTCGCCGCGAACGGGGTCCGACACATCGACGACTTCAACCGCAAGGTCCGCAACGGCGAGATCAAGGCGCCGCCGGGCAGCGAGCGGGAGATGCGGCCGTACCCGTACCTGCTGGTGATCGTCGACGAGCTGGCCGACCTGATGATGGTGGCGCCGCGCGACGTGGAGGACTCGGTCGTCCGGATCACCCAGCTCGCCCGGGCCGCGGGCATCCACCTGGTGCTCGCCACCCAGCGCCCCTCGGTCGACGTGGTGACCGGTCTGATCAAGGCGAACGTCCCGTCCCGGTTGGCCTTCGCCACCTCGTCGCTGGCCGATTCCCGGGTCATCCTCGACCAGCCGGGCGCGGAGAAGCTGCTCGGCCGCGGTGACGGCCTGTTCCTGCCGATGGGCGCCTCGAAGCCGATCCGGATCCAGGGCGCCTGGGTCACCGAGCGCGAGATCGCCGACGTGGTCAAGTTCTGCAAGGACCAGCGCGAGCCGGAGTTCCGGTCGGACGTGTTGGCCCCGGCGCAGGACAGCAAGAAGAAGATCGACGAGGACATCGGCGACGACCTCGACCTGCTGGTCCAGGCCGTCGAGCTGGTGGTCACCTCGCAGTTCGGCTCGACGTCGATGCTCCAGCGCAAGCTGCGGGTGGGCTTCGCCAAGGCCGGCCGGCTGATGGACCTCATGGAGACGCGGGGCGTGGTCGGGCCGTCCGAGGGCTCCAAGGCCCGCGACGTGCTGGTCAAGCCCGACGAGCTGGAGGAGGTCCTGGTCGGCCTCCGTGGTGGCGATGACTGA
- a CDS encoding YbjN domain-containing protein: protein MASPGIEDGPDGPLAGHPRQLRPLTGALIAAVLDTRGYAVTPDSDDDLVGRWDDNLIWFLRLGDAGELLQIRTMVAPTFPIERVPELYAFCNSWNHDRLWPKAFVHVDDEGRARVCGEVIADLERGVTPHQLDQLLDCGISTGCHLAAEVARLPGAAT from the coding sequence ATGGCGTCGCCGGGAATCGAGGACGGTCCGGACGGCCCGCTGGCCGGGCACCCGCGGCAGCTGCGACCGCTGACCGGCGCGCTGATCGCCGCGGTCCTCGACACCCGGGGGTACGCCGTCACACCGGACTCCGACGACGACCTGGTCGGCCGCTGGGACGACAACCTGATCTGGTTCCTTCGGCTGGGCGACGCCGGCGAGCTGCTCCAGATCCGCACGATGGTCGCACCGACGTTCCCGATCGAGCGCGTCCCGGAGCTCTACGCCTTCTGCAACTCGTGGAACCACGACCGGCTCTGGCCGAAGGCGTTCGTGCACGTCGACGACGAGGGCCGGGCCCGCGTGTGCGGTGAGGTCATCGCCGACCTGGAGCGCGGGGTCACCCCGCACCAACTCGACCAGCTGCTCGACTGCGGCATCTCGACCGGGTGCCATCTCGCCGCCGAGGTGGCCCGGCTGCCGGGGGCGGCGACGTGA
- a CDS encoding YbjN domain-containing protein, translating to MVGRNRGATGRDRDLVAALADARDRPDGPARLVELERIAARADASGDDRSAVDARLALIETALLHGERWRLVEPVRRCLAVLDRRPDLFADGEAEMLLRYQRYAVEALLSTPRVGLDQVRAVDDLAGRLGAAAEAVAELRCRIADHLGDEPTAREWYDRWSAAEPGPTGGCPGCAPARRAELLAGWGEWPAALAELREALDGVVECTDQPERALTAALLPWLRVGEAERAGTAHVRAYRRHRRERAAFPHLATHLRFCALAGHPGRALDILADQLPRLDHPGDDLSAMEFAAAGALACALAVEAGLGGRRVRRPAFGDRPPADLDVETLGTVLLGVATELAGSFDARNGTGHQSGRMAAWLAERPVDTPVPLPAEDDPADESPAEEPEPAELEPTPLTLSLITAALDHRGDRYAVDDGGTVVGRWGAAVIQFRQVGERGEILHARTLATRRLPAARRAEAYAFCNAWNHDRLLPKAYVHDLGDELVLAGDVSTDLAHGVAPAQLTVLLNAAVTTGVAYADAVAALP from the coding sequence CTGGTCGGCCGCAACCGGGGGGCGACCGGCCGCGACCGGGACCTGGTGGCCGCGCTCGCCGACGCCCGGGACCGGCCCGACGGCCCGGCCCGGCTGGTGGAGCTGGAGCGCATCGCCGCGCGGGCCGACGCGAGTGGGGACGACCGGTCCGCGGTGGACGCTCGTCTCGCGCTGATCGAGACGGCCCTGCTGCACGGCGAACGGTGGCGGCTCGTCGAGCCGGTACGCCGTTGCCTGGCCGTCCTCGACCGCCGCCCGGACCTGTTCGCCGACGGCGAGGCCGAGATGCTGCTGCGGTACCAGCGGTACGCCGTCGAGGCGCTGCTGAGCACCCCGCGGGTCGGGCTGGACCAGGTGCGGGCCGTGGACGACCTGGCCGGCCGGCTCGGCGCCGCCGCCGAGGCGGTCGCCGAGCTGCGCTGCCGGATCGCCGACCACCTCGGCGACGAGCCGACCGCCCGCGAATGGTACGACCGCTGGAGCGCGGCCGAGCCCGGGCCGACCGGGGGCTGCCCCGGATGCGCGCCGGCCCGCCGGGCGGAGCTGCTCGCCGGCTGGGGCGAGTGGCCGGCCGCGCTGGCCGAACTGCGGGAGGCGCTCGACGGCGTGGTCGAGTGCACCGACCAGCCCGAGCGGGCGCTGACCGCGGCGCTCCTGCCCTGGTTGCGGGTCGGCGAGGCGGAGCGGGCCGGCACCGCGCACGTACGGGCGTACCGGCGGCACCGCCGCGAGCGGGCCGCCTTTCCGCACCTCGCCACACACCTGCGGTTCTGTGCGCTCGCCGGTCATCCGGGCCGGGCGCTGGACATCCTCGCCGACCAGCTGCCCCGGCTCGACCACCCCGGCGACGACCTCTCCGCGATGGAGTTCGCCGCCGCCGGAGCGCTGGCCTGCGCGCTCGCCGTCGAGGCAGGGCTGGGCGGGCGCCGGGTGCGCCGCCCCGCCTTCGGGGACCGCCCGCCGGCGGACCTCGACGTCGAGACGCTCGGCACCGTGCTGCTCGGCGTCGCCACCGAGCTGGCCGGCAGCTTCGACGCCCGCAACGGCACCGGACACCAGTCCGGCCGGATGGCCGCCTGGCTGGCCGAGCGGCCGGTGGACACGCCGGTGCCGCTGCCGGCCGAGGACGACCCGGCCGACGAGTCGCCGGCGGAGGAACCGGAGCCGGCGGAGCTGGAGCCCACACCGCTGACCCTGTCCCTGATCACCGCCGCGCTGGATCATCGCGGCGACCGGTACGCGGTGGACGACGGTGGGACGGTCGTCGGCCGGTGGGGCGCGGCGGTCATCCAGTTCCGGCAGGTCGGCGAGCGCGGTGAGATCCTGCACGCCCGGACGCTCGCGACCCGCCGGCTGCCCGCCGCCCGGCGCGCCGAGGCGTACGCGTTCTGCAACGCCTGGAACCACGACCGGCTGCTGCCGAAGGCGTACGTGCACGACCTCGGCGACGAGCTGGTGCTGGCCGGCGACGTCAGCACCGACCTGGCGCACGGGGTGGCCCCGGCGCAACTGACCGTGCTGCTCAACGCGGCGGTGACGACCGGCGTCGCGTACGCCGACGCGGTCGCCGCCCTCCCCTGA
- a CDS encoding ribonuclease J — MTEAHIEAELPPPLAEGGLRIIPLGGLGAIGRNMTVFEYDGKLLVIDCGVLFPDVEQPGVDLILPDFGPILDRLADVQAIVLTHGHEDHIGAVPYLLAHKPDIPLVGSQFTLALVEAKLAERRIQPYTLTVREGGRERLGPFECEFFAVNHSIPDALAVAVRTPAGLVLHTGDFKMDQLPLDGRITDLAGFARLGSEGVDLLLSDSTNAEIPGFVTPEREIGPVLDSIFAKAKGRIIVASFASHVHRVQQVMDSAAEHGRKVALIGRSMVRNMGIARDLGLLNIPPGLVVGLEEATTMPPEQIVLMSTGSQGEPMSALGRMASGDHRHITIAPGDTVVLASSLVPGNETSVYRVINRLARAGAVVVHKDVAKVHVSGHAPAGELLYLLNVVRPSNLMPVHGEWRHLRAHARLGVESGVAPDRVVLCEDGDVVDLVEGRASLVGHVKSRYVYVDGLAVGDVSESLLTERRILGDGGFIAATVVVDSVTGKVVGGPTVSAKGFSEDPEAFNAVVPLVTEALNRAASDGITDPHQLQQIVRRTVGRWVNDAYRRRPMIVPTVVEV; from the coding sequence GTGACCGAGGCGCACATCGAGGCGGAACTCCCCCCTCCACTCGCGGAGGGCGGACTGCGGATCATTCCGCTCGGCGGGCTCGGCGCCATCGGTCGGAACATGACCGTCTTCGAGTACGACGGCAAGTTGCTGGTGATCGACTGCGGCGTCCTGTTCCCCGACGTCGAGCAGCCCGGCGTGGACCTGATCCTGCCCGACTTCGGGCCGATCCTGGACCGGCTCGCCGACGTGCAGGCGATCGTGCTGACCCACGGTCACGAGGACCACATCGGCGCGGTTCCTTACCTGCTGGCGCACAAGCCGGACATCCCCCTGGTCGGTTCGCAGTTCACCCTCGCCCTGGTGGAGGCGAAGCTCGCCGAGCGGCGCATCCAGCCGTATACGCTGACCGTGCGGGAGGGCGGCCGGGAGCGGCTCGGGCCGTTCGAGTGCGAGTTCTTCGCCGTGAACCACTCGATCCCGGACGCGCTCGCGGTGGCCGTCCGCACCCCGGCCGGCCTGGTGCTGCACACCGGCGACTTCAAGATGGACCAGCTCCCGCTGGACGGCCGGATCACCGACCTGGCCGGCTTCGCCCGGCTCGGCTCCGAGGGTGTCGACCTGCTGCTGTCCGACTCCACCAACGCGGAGATCCCCGGCTTCGTCACTCCGGAGCGGGAGATCGGCCCCGTGCTCGACTCGATCTTCGCGAAGGCCAAGGGGCGGATCATCGTCGCGTCGTTCGCCTCGCACGTGCACCGGGTGCAGCAGGTGATGGACTCGGCGGCCGAGCACGGCCGCAAGGTCGCCCTCATCGGCCGCTCGATGGTGCGCAACATGGGCATCGCCCGTGACCTGGGGTTGCTCAACATCCCGCCCGGCCTCGTCGTCGGGCTGGAAGAGGCGACCACGATGCCGCCCGAGCAGATCGTGCTGATGTCGACCGGCTCGCAGGGCGAGCCGATGAGCGCGCTCGGCCGGATGGCCAGCGGCGACCACCGGCACATCACCATCGCCCCCGGCGACACCGTGGTGCTCGCCTCCTCCCTGGTGCCCGGCAACGAGACCTCCGTCTACCGGGTGATCAACCGGCTGGCCCGGGCCGGTGCGGTGGTCGTGCACAAGGACGTCGCCAAGGTGCACGTCTCCGGGCACGCCCCGGCCGGCGAGCTGCTCTACCTGCTCAACGTGGTGCGGCCCAGCAACCTGATGCCGGTGCACGGCGAGTGGCGCCACCTGCGCGCGCACGCGCGGCTCGGCGTCGAGTCCGGCGTGGCTCCCGACCGCGTGGTGCTCTGCGAGGACGGCGACGTGGTGGACCTGGTCGAGGGGCGGGCCAGTCTGGTCGGCCACGTGAAGAGCCGGTACGTCTACGTCGACGGCCTCGCCGTGGGTGACGTGAGCGAGTCGCTGCTGACCGAGCGGCGTATCCTCGGCGACGGCGGCTTCATCGCCGCCACCGTCGTGGTCGACTCCGTCACCGGCAAGGTGGTGGGCGGGCCGACCGTCTCCGCGAAGGGCTTCTCGGAGGACCCGGAGGCGTTCAACGCGGTCGTCCCGCTGGTCACCGAGGCTCTCAACCGGGCCGCCTCGGACGGGATCACCGACCCGCACCAGCTCCAGCAGATCGTCCGCCGCACGGTGGGGCGCTGGGTCAACGACGCGTACCGGCGGCGTCCCATGATCGTCCCGACCGTCGTCGAGGTCTGA